A stretch of the Perca fluviatilis chromosome 17, GENO_Pfluv_1.0, whole genome shotgun sequence genome encodes the following:
- the LOC120544914 gene encoding cyclin-dependent kinase 2-associated protein 1 isoform X1, with translation MSLGMSYKPNVHQHIPGTSGNQVGSLQSPSAANLATLQSYRPLLSDYGPPSLGFSQGSSGSQVPQNKYAELLAIIEELGKEIRPTYAGSKSAMERLKRGIIHARGLVRECLAETERNARS, from the exons ATGTCTTTGGGAATGTCTTATAAACCCAATGTCCATCAGCACATTCCGGGAACTTCTGGGAACCAGG TTGGAAGCCTCCAGTCTCCCTCAGCAGCTAACCTGGCCACGTTGCAGTCCTACAGGCCCCTTCTGAGCGACTATGGCCCTCCATCTCTGGGATTCTCACAG GGCTCCAGTGGCAGCCAAGTGCCTCAGAACAAATATGCAGAGCTGCTGGCCATCATCGAAGAGCTTGGAAAAGAGATCAGGCCCACATATGCTGGAAGTAAGAGTGCAATGGAGAGACTGAAAAGAG GAATAATCCATGCCAGAGGGTTGGTGCGTGAATGCTTGGCTGAGACCGAGAGAAACGCGAGGTCCTAG
- the LOC120544914 gene encoding cyclin-dependent kinase 2-associated protein 1 isoform X2 yields the protein MDAPPQTKTVGSLQSPSAANLATLQSYRPLLSDYGPPSLGFSQGSSGSQVPQNKYAELLAIIEELGKEIRPTYAGSKSAMERLKRGIIHARGLVRECLAETERNARS from the exons ATGGATGCGCCCCCACAGACAAAGACAG TTGGAAGCCTCCAGTCTCCCTCAGCAGCTAACCTGGCCACGTTGCAGTCCTACAGGCCCCTTCTGAGCGACTATGGCCCTCCATCTCTGGGATTCTCACAG GGCTCCAGTGGCAGCCAAGTGCCTCAGAACAAATATGCAGAGCTGCTGGCCATCATCGAAGAGCTTGGAAAAGAGATCAGGCCCACATATGCTGGAAGTAAGAGTGCAATGGAGAGACTGAAAAGAG GAATAATCCATGCCAGAGGGTTGGTGCGTGAATGCTTGGCTGAGACCGAGAGAAACGCGAGGTCCTAG